The window GCTTTACAAACATGTTAGCAGCAAAGCGCATAATCACTAGCCCGATCATCCCTCCTGCAAAAATTACTAAGAATTTCCCACCATCTAGGCCACCGATATTCGGAAGCGAGGTATCTGGAAGCATTACTGCCATAGCCACGGCCGCCAAAATGGAGTCAACGGCAAAGGCAATGTCCGCCACCTCCACCTTCAAAACAGTCAACCAAAAATTGGCGGCCTTGTTACCTACCTGTTTCGGCTGATCCTGCTCATCAGCTTTTCCTTTCACGACTAGCTTCCGGAAAATGTGATTCCCAGCCATAAATAATAGATAAAGTGCGCCAATTGCCTGCAGCTGCCACACACCCACCAGAAAGGAGATGACAAACAAAGAAACAAAGCGGAACACGAAGGCCCCTGCCAATCCGTAAAACAAAGCCTTCTTCCGATCTTCCTCAGGAAGATGTTTCACCATAAT of the Bacillus sp. 1NLA3E genome contains:
- a CDS encoding TerC family protein translates to MDLSLILEYGWVLVVLVALEGLLAADNALVMAIMVKHLPEEDRKKALFYGLAGAFVFRFVSLFVISFLVGVWQLQAIGALYLLFMAGNHIFRKLVVKGKADEQDQPKQVGNKAANFWLTVLKVEVADIAFAVDSILAAVAMAVMLPDTSLPNIGGLDGGKFLVIFAGGMIGLVIMRFAANMFVKLLHSRPGLEVAAFLIVGWVGVKLAIYTLSHPSLAVLSEGFAHSMLWKVSFYVVLIGIAVAGWFLSKEKIEEEALNKDSIVL